Proteins encoded together in one Leucoraja erinacea ecotype New England chromosome 30, Leri_hhj_1, whole genome shotgun sequence window:
- the si:ch211-222l21.1 gene encoding parathymosin: MADTVVDTTKDVKTKDLKEKEKEKATEEIEKKENGSGDAPANGTEEEENGAEHVDENAEEVDEEEEEDEDGEGEEDGDEEEGAEEEGDDADGHAAKRPAEEEDAVESKRKKSENGESTKSKTEA; the protein is encoded by the exons ATGGCTGACACCGTAGTGGACACCACCAAAGACGTTAAAACTAAG GAcctgaaggagaaggagaaggaaaagGCTACGGAGGAaattgaaaaaaaagaaaatggaagCGGTGATGCTCCAGCGAATGGAACA gaagaggaggagaatggGGCAGAACATGTTGATGAGAATgcagaggaagtagatgaggaagaggaagaagatgaAGATG GTGAAGGTGAAGAGGATGGTGATGAGGAAGAAGGTGCTGAGGAGGAAGGAGATGATGCAGATGGTCATGCAGCAAAGCGTCCTGCAGAGGAAGAG GATGCAGTCGAAAGCAAGAGGAAAAAGTCAGAAAATGGAGAGTCAACAAAATCCAAGACTGAAGCTTAA